In one Pseudomonas sp. SCA2728.1_7 genomic region, the following are encoded:
- the cobW gene encoding cobalamin biosynthesis protein CobW, with protein sequence MKTLAKLPVTIVTGFLGSGKTTLLRHMLDNAQGRRIAVIVNEFGELGIDGEILKQCTIGCTEEEATGRVYELANGCLCCTVQEEFFPVMRELVARRGDLDHILIETSGLALPKPLVQAFQWPEIRSACTVDAVITVVDSPAVAAGTFAAFPDQVDAQRKLDPNLDHESPLHELFADQLASADLVILNKADQTSPEDLARVRAEVAEELPPAVKIIEASNGRLPLDVLIGLGAGSEEHIDSRHSHHDHHHGEGDDDHDGHDHDAFDSISIELPQSDESLLLDALTQLVVKHGILRVKGFAAIPNKPMRLLIQGVGTRFDKHFDRQWGADEARVTRLVLIGQKLDAAQLEAQLRAALSV encoded by the coding sequence ACAACGCGCAGGGCCGTCGCATCGCGGTGATCGTCAACGAGTTCGGCGAGTTGGGCATCGACGGTGAAATCCTCAAACAATGCACCATCGGTTGCACCGAAGAAGAAGCCACTGGCCGCGTTTACGAACTGGCCAACGGCTGCCTGTGCTGCACCGTTCAGGAAGAATTCTTCCCGGTGATGCGCGAACTGGTCGCGCGTCGCGGCGATCTCGACCACATCCTTATCGAAACCTCGGGCCTGGCCCTGCCGAAACCGCTGGTGCAAGCCTTTCAGTGGCCGGAGATCCGCAGTGCCTGCACCGTTGACGCGGTAATTACTGTGGTCGACAGCCCGGCCGTGGCCGCTGGCACCTTTGCCGCGTTCCCGGATCAGGTCGACGCCCAGCGTAAACTCGACCCGAACCTCGATCACGAATCGCCGCTGCACGAACTGTTCGCCGACCAACTGGCCAGCGCCGACCTCGTCATCCTCAACAAGGCCGACCAGACCAGCCCGGAAGATCTCGCTCGCGTCCGCGCTGAAGTCGCCGAAGAGTTGCCGCCAGCGGTGAAAATCATCGAAGCCAGTAACGGTCGCCTGCCGCTGGACGTGTTGATCGGCCTCGGCGCCGGTTCCGAAGAACACATCGACAGCCGCCACAGCCACCATGATCATCACCACGGTGAAGGCGATGACGACCACGATGGCCACGATCACGACGCCTTCGATTCGATCTCCATCGAACTGCCGCAATCCGACGAAAGCCTGCTGCTCGACGCCCTGACGCAACTGGTGGTCAAGCACGGCATCCTCCGTGTCAAAGGTTTTGCCGCCATTCCAAACAAGCCAATGCGCCTGCTGATCCAAGGCGTGGGTACGCGTTTCGACAAGCATTTCGACCGTCAGTGGGGCGCCGACGAAGCGCGCGTCACGCGTCTGGTGTTGATCGGACAGAAACTCGACGCCGCCCAACTCGAAGCGCAACTGCGCGCTGCGCTCAGCGTTTAA
- a CDS encoding AAA family ATPase yields MTDTPHFPLSAVVGADDLKLALCLTAIDPKIGGVLIEGPRGMAKSTLARGLADLLASGQFVTLPLGATEERLVGTLDLDAALSEGRAQFSPGVLAKADGGVLYVDEVNLLPDHLVDLLLDVAASGTNLIERDGISHRHSAKFVLIGTMNPEEGELRPQLLDRFGLNVALSGHTAPTERGQIIRRRLDFDSDPQAFCAQWETQQQALRERCENAREALANIALDDAALAQITERCFAAGVDGLRADLVWLRAARAHAAWRGAEEISEEDIDAVAEFALRHRRCEHPPSSPQQPAQSPAETQASPSEGQGQWGDLPAPGLATGARREVPSWPKKP; encoded by the coding sequence ATGACCGACACCCCGCATTTCCCGCTCTCCGCCGTGGTCGGTGCCGATGACCTGAAACTCGCCCTGTGCCTCACCGCCATCGACCCGAAAATCGGCGGCGTGCTGATCGAAGGGCCGCGTGGCATGGCCAAATCGACTCTGGCCCGTGGCCTGGCCGATCTGCTCGCCAGTGGCCAGTTCGTCACCTTGCCGCTGGGCGCCACCGAAGAACGTCTGGTCGGCACCCTCGACCTCGACGCCGCGCTCAGCGAGGGCCGCGCGCAATTCTCACCGGGCGTGCTGGCCAAGGCTGACGGCGGTGTGCTCTACGTCGATGAAGTCAATCTGCTGCCTGATCACCTGGTGGATCTGCTGCTCGACGTTGCCGCCAGCGGTACCAACCTGATCGAGCGTGACGGTATCTCCCATCGGCATTCGGCGAAGTTCGTGCTGATCGGCACCATGAACCCGGAAGAGGGCGAATTACGCCCGCAACTGCTCGACCGCTTCGGCTTGAATGTCGCCCTCAGTGGCCACACCGCACCGACCGAACGCGGTCAGATCATCCGTAGACGTCTGGATTTCGACAGCGATCCGCAAGCGTTCTGCGCACAGTGGGAAACACAGCAACAAGCGTTGCGCGAACGTTGCGAAAACGCCCGCGAAGCCTTGGCCAATATTGCGCTGGACGACGCCGCACTGGCGCAGATCACCGAACGTTGTTTCGCCGCCGGGGTCGATGGTCTGCGTGCCGACCTGGTCTGGTTGCGCGCCGCTCGGGCCCACGCGGCATGGCGCGGAGCTGAGGAGATTAGCGAAGAAGACATCGACGCCGTGGCCGAGTTTGCCCTGCGCCATCGTCGCTGTGAGCATCCACCATCGAGTCCGCAACAACCGGCGCAGTCGCCGGCCGAAACTCAAGCCTCGCCGAGTGAAGGGCAGGGCCAGTGGGGCGACCTGCCGGCGCCCGGGCTTGCCACAGGCGCCCGTCGTGAAGTGCCGAGCTGGCCAAAAAAGCCTTAG
- a CDS encoding VWA domain-containing protein: MRPRSEAGANARPRAGRLDSGRQGKRHAARGGTVNWPGTLLNGRPRVREDLLFQLRTRSPHELWLVIVDASGSTRRHHALSDAKGLLAQLFDDAYRQRARLALLTASGSAPRWQVQGLKASSGLRVWLEALGAGGGTPLMAALMQAEQWLAVRRKRFPAEQQRLLVVTDGRLKQWSGLPALECPGLLIDIERGPIRLGRARDLASALSAEYRHIDELNSL, translated from the coding sequence ATTCGCCCCCGATCCGAAGCGGGGGCGAATGCCAGACCCCGCGCTGGACGGCTGGACAGTGGACGCCAAGGCAAGCGTCATGCCGCTCGTGGCGGTACAGTGAACTGGCCGGGCACGCTGCTCAACGGACGTCCTCGAGTACGTGAAGATCTGCTGTTCCAACTGCGCACACGCTCGCCGCATGAACTGTGGCTGGTCATCGTCGATGCCTCAGGCTCGACGCGGCGTCATCACGCCTTGAGCGATGCCAAAGGCCTGCTCGCGCAACTGTTCGATGATGCCTATCGCCAGCGTGCGCGGCTGGCATTGCTGACCGCCAGTGGTTCGGCGCCGCGATGGCAGGTGCAAGGGTTGAAGGCGTCGAGCGGCTTGCGCGTCTGGCTGGAAGCCTTGGGAGCTGGCGGCGGCACGCCGTTAATGGCGGCACTGATGCAGGCGGAGCAATGGCTGGCAGTGCGGCGCAAGCGCTTTCCCGCTGAACAGCAACGTTTGCTGGTGGTGACCGATGGGCGTTTGAAACAGTGGTCAGGATTGCCGGCGCTGGAATGCCCGGGCTTGTTGATCGATATCGAGCGAGGACCGATCCGGTTGGGGCGGGCGCGGGATCTGGCTTCAGCGTTGAGTGCAGAGTATCGACATATCGATGAGCTGAATTCTCTCTGA
- the cobN gene encoding cobaltochelatase subunit CobN: MHLLRTQPGGFVSDDNIADLGQTPAELVILCSGDSSLALLAEAAQQLPEDYPSLRLANPMQVQNHASVDLYVDEVLRHAKVILISLHGGIAYWRYGVERLIELSERGVQVILVPGDDRPDPELSDLSTVNAKDRDRLWQFLRQGGLGNALDFFRCLANRWLARDYVWEEPQTLPRTAIYHPQKNTAALSDWQAEWLPEQPVAAVLFYRSHLQAANTAFIDVFCQRLQAAGLNPLPIAVASLKEPGCLAVVEDWLDEVEAGVILNTTGFAQSSPEAPHLRPFRRNIPVIQAICAQDNEPGWRDSEQGLGPRDLAMHIALPELDGRIISRPISFKDLAWRSERSQSDVVCYRAQPERMDFVAELARRWIDLARVPNGEKRIALILANYPTRDGRIGNGVGLDTPAAALNILRALQAEGYPIAAELPNSGTELIQQLLGGVSNDLDTIDLRPCQQSLAMDDYSAMFNALPEANRVAVIERWGAPQNDPMCRDGRMMIAGLRFGLTFVGIQPARGYQVDPSAVYHDPDLVPPHAYLAFYFWLRNTYGAHGVIHVGKHGNLEWLPGKGVGLSENCWPDALLGPLPNIYPFIVNDPGEGAQAKRRTQAVIIDHLMPPLTRAETYGPLRNLELLADEYYEAQLLDPRRARELQRDILQLVHETQIDRELQLDAGLDSDADAAIWLPRLDTYLCDLKESQIRDGLHIFGESPSGRLRIDTLLALLRIPRGDGKGAQSSLLRALAKAFELGFDPLDCALADPWTGPRPTELQAQSDEVWRTAGDTRERLELFASNLISQTLQIPCRSEPARDSGVSFDTDLPDTPPSRAGSLLQGPRWAEVSAIIDHLREVVAPRLDACGPAEMRGLLDALSGRFVPAGPSGAPSRGRLDVLPTGRNFYSVDVRNLPTTTAWRIGFQSATLILERHLQDHGDHLRQLGLSVWGTATMRTGGDDIAQAMALMGVRPVWATGSQRVDDFEILPLSLLDRPRVDVTLRVSGFFRDAFANLIRLFDAAVQAVAALDEPDDLNPLAAKVRAERGALLQSGVDEDTARRQAGWRIFGAKPGAYGAGVQGAIDGRLWQSREDLAEVYLNWGAYAYGGSDEGTSAREQFVQRLSQVQAVLQNQDNREHDLLDSNDYYQFQGGMLAAVETLRGEAAASYHGDHSQPDLPKIRTLKEELNRVIRSRAANPKWIDGVKRHGYKGAFEMAATVDNLFAFDATTQLIDDHQYALLADAYLLDPATREFVREHNPHALRDMTERMLEAQQRGMWQEPGAYKEALENLLLDIEEDM; this comes from the coding sequence ATGCACCTGCTCAGGACCCAGCCCGGCGGTTTCGTCTCGGATGACAACATTGCCGACCTTGGACAGACCCCCGCCGAGCTGGTGATCCTGTGCAGCGGCGACTCCAGTCTGGCGCTACTCGCCGAAGCTGCGCAGCAGTTGCCCGAGGATTATCCGAGCCTGCGTCTGGCCAATCCGATGCAGGTGCAGAATCACGCTTCGGTCGATCTGTACGTCGATGAAGTGCTGCGCCACGCCAAGGTGATCCTGATTTCGCTGCACGGCGGCATCGCCTATTGGCGTTACGGTGTCGAGCGTCTGATCGAGTTGTCCGAGCGTGGTGTGCAGGTGATTCTGGTACCGGGCGATGACCGTCCCGATCCGGAGCTCAGCGACTTGAGCACCGTCAACGCCAAGGATCGCGACCGGCTCTGGCAGTTCTTGCGTCAGGGCGGCCTGGGCAATGCGCTGGATTTCTTCCGCTGCCTGGCCAACCGTTGGCTCGCCCGTGATTACGTTTGGGAAGAGCCGCAAACCCTGCCGCGCACGGCGATTTACCATCCACAAAAAAACACCGCCGCACTGAGTGACTGGCAAGCCGAATGGCTGCCTGAGCAACCGGTCGCGGCGGTGCTGTTTTACCGCTCGCATTTGCAAGCGGCGAACACCGCGTTTATCGATGTGTTCTGCCAGCGCTTGCAGGCGGCGGGGCTTAACCCGTTGCCGATCGCCGTGGCCAGTCTGAAAGAACCCGGCTGCCTGGCGGTGGTCGAGGATTGGCTGGACGAAGTCGAGGCGGGGGTGATTCTCAACACCACCGGTTTCGCCCAATCCAGCCCTGAAGCGCCGCACTTGCGGCCGTTTCGCCGCAATATTCCGGTGATCCAGGCGATCTGCGCACAGGACAACGAGCCTGGCTGGCGCGACAGCGAGCAAGGTCTCGGCCCCCGCGATCTGGCGATGCACATTGCCTTGCCGGAACTCGACGGGCGCATCATCAGCCGGCCGATCAGCTTCAAGGATCTGGCCTGGCGCAGTGAGCGCAGTCAGTCCGATGTGGTCTGCTATCGCGCGCAGCCTGAGCGCATGGATTTTGTCGCCGAACTGGCGCGGCGCTGGATTGATCTGGCGCGGGTGCCAAATGGCGAAAAACGCATCGCGCTGATTCTCGCCAACTACCCGACCCGCGATGGCCGCATTGGTAATGGCGTCGGTCTCGACACGCCGGCGGCGGCGCTGAATATCCTTCGCGCGTTGCAGGCTGAGGGTTATCCCATTGCGGCCGAACTGCCGAATAGCGGCACCGAGTTGATCCAGCAATTGCTCGGTGGCGTCAGCAACGATCTCGACACGATTGACCTGCGTCCGTGCCAACAAAGCCTGGCGATGGACGATTATTCAGCGATGTTCAATGCGCTGCCCGAAGCCAATCGCGTCGCCGTGATTGAGCGCTGGGGAGCGCCGCAAAACGATCCGATGTGTCGCGACGGGCGCATGATGATTGCCGGTCTGCGTTTCGGCCTGACCTTCGTCGGCATCCAGCCGGCGCGCGGCTATCAGGTTGATCCAAGCGCGGTCTATCACGATCCGGATCTGGTTCCGCCGCACGCTTATCTGGCGTTCTATTTCTGGTTGCGCAACACCTACGGCGCCCACGGCGTGATCCACGTCGGCAAACACGGCAACCTTGAATGGCTGCCGGGCAAAGGCGTTGGCCTTTCGGAAAACTGCTGGCCGGATGCACTGCTCGGGCCGCTGCCGAACATCTATCCGTTTATCGTCAATGACCCGGGCGAGGGCGCGCAGGCCAAGCGGCGCACACAAGCGGTGATCATCGACCACCTGATGCCGCCGCTGACCCGCGCCGAAACCTACGGCCCGCTGCGCAATCTGGAACTGTTGGCCGACGAGTATTACGAAGCGCAACTGCTGGATCCGCGCCGCGCCCGCGAGTTGCAGCGCGACATTCTGCAACTGGTGCACGAGACGCAGATCGACCGCGAACTGCAACTCGATGCCGGGCTGGACAGCGACGCTGATGCGGCGATCTGGCTGCCGCGCCTCGATACGTATTTGTGTGATTTGAAGGAATCGCAGATTCGCGATGGCTTGCACATTTTTGGCGAGTCACCGAGCGGGCGATTGCGCATTGATACGTTGCTGGCGTTGCTGCGCATTCCACGCGGAGACGGGAAGGGCGCGCAGTCGAGTCTGCTGCGCGCACTGGCCAAAGCATTCGAACTCGGTTTCGATCCGCTCGACTGCGCGTTGGCCGACCCATGGACAGGCCCACGCCCGACAGAGCTGCAAGCGCAAAGCGACGAAGTCTGGCGCACTGCCGGCGACACCCGCGAACGCCTGGAACTGTTTGCTTCGAACCTAATCTCCCAAACACTACAAATCCCCTGTAGGAGTGAGCCTGCTCGCGATAGCGGAGTGTCATTCGATACAGATTTGCCTGACACACCGCCATCGCGAGCAGGCTCACTCCTACAAGGACCGCGTTGGGCCGAGGTCAGTGCAATCATCGACCATCTGCGCGAAGTCGTCGCCCCACGCCTGGACGCTTGCGGCCCCGCCGAAATGCGCGGCCTGCTCGACGCCCTCAGCGGCCGTTTCGTCCCCGCCGGCCCGAGTGGCGCGCCCAGCCGTGGTCGCCTCGACGTGTTACCGACCGGCCGTAATTTCTACTCGGTCGACGTGCGCAACCTGCCGACCACCACCGCATGGCGCATCGGTTTCCAGTCAGCGACGTTGATTCTTGAACGACACCTGCAAGACCACGGCGATCACCTGCGCCAACTCGGCCTCTCCGTGTGGGGCACCGCGACCATGCGCACCGGCGGCGACGATATCGCTCAGGCGATGGCGTTGATGGGCGTCCGTCCGGTATGGGCCACCGGCAGTCAGCGCGTCGATGATTTCGAGATCCTGCCGCTGAGCCTGCTCGACCGCCCACGTGTTGATGTCACGTTGCGCGTTTCCGGATTTTTCCGTGATGCCTTCGCCAATCTGATTCGCCTGTTCGATGCGGCGGTGCAGGCAGTAGCGGCACTGGATGAACCGGACGACCTCAACCCATTGGCGGCCAAAGTACGAGCCGAGCGCGGGGCACTGCTGCAGTCGGGCGTCGATGAAGACACCGCACGGCGTCAGGCCGGTTGGCGCATTTTCGGTGCCAAACCCGGTGCCTATGGCGCAGGCGTGCAGGGCGCTATCGATGGGCGTTTGTGGCAGAGCCGCGAAGACCTTGCCGAGGTCTATCTGAACTGGGGCGCCTACGCCTATGGCGGCTCCGATGAGGGCACTTCCGCGCGCGAACAGTTCGTCCAACGCCTGAGCCAGGTGCAAGCGGTGCTGCAGAATCAGGACAATCGCGAGCACGACCTGCTCGATTCCAACGATTACTACCAGTTCCAGGGCGGCATGCTCGCCGCCGTGGAAACCCTGCGCGGTGAAGCGGCGGCGAGTTATCACGGCGATCACAGCCAACCGGATCTGCCGAAGATTCGCACTTTGAAAGAAGAACTGAACCGGGTGATTCGCTCGCGCGCGGCCAATCCGAAATGGATCGACGGGGTCAAGCGCCACGGCTATAAAGGCGCGTTCGAAATGGCGGCGACGGTTGATAACCTGTTTGCGTTCGATGCCACCACGCAGTTGATCGATGACCACCAGTACGCTTTGCTGGCCGATGCTTATCTGCTGGATCCGGCGACTCGGGAGTTTGTTCGTGAGCATAATCCGCACGCGCTGCGGGATATGACCGAGCGGATGCTGGAAGCGCAGCAGCGGGGGATGTGGCAGGAGCCGGGGGCTTATAAAGAGGCGCTGGAGAATCTGCTGCTGGATATTGAGGAAGATATGTAG
- a CDS encoding phospholipase D-like domain-containing protein has product MRVLVKNPADDFRVKAYAGTNGVLLAMDLAEPRRQGLLGFAIEKQQGAKPWLFLFNSLTFPGKAHTFPQFHATPSYIAPLQKFRWADYAVNPGMTLHYRVHLAYGTADAVQLGESLELTITSDDGHPSNQSVIFNRAVAASQAFQRRFPDLDAQISANKNMPIEAWPDAARQWLENGLLGRLLGFIERAVDGQWALDIAIYEYQLQAIIDAVNAAFVRGVQVRVLYHARPDDEDTTINEASLAALPPASKRGRMTHNIFHNKFIVLSRADASGEQQPEAVLCGSTNFTANGVYRQANVVHVLDDESVAASYLQTFEQIWVQPDDVGVTRDWITEHNPMNPQQPLFVGFSPRTGGADLQAFESIISAAKKDVLFVTAFSLPDAILNALLGQPHDDILRYGLQNTASRITGFHADRSAEFAATALLNTGLEGWLRENMKGQKGNLLVHTKAVVTDFTTDTPTIISGSHNLSASASNGNDENYLIIRGDTDLADRYGLELLRFYEHYRFRYFAKKLALKQVSPLAAGDSWTNDYYIEGDLRQLSRLRFAGR; this is encoded by the coding sequence ATGCGCGTACTGGTCAAAAATCCCGCGGACGATTTCCGCGTCAAAGCCTACGCCGGCACCAACGGCGTGCTGCTGGCCATGGATCTGGCCGAACCACGGCGCCAGGGCCTGCTGGGTTTCGCCATCGAAAAGCAGCAGGGCGCCAAACCCTGGTTGTTCCTGTTCAACAGCCTGACATTCCCTGGCAAGGCGCACACCTTTCCCCAGTTCCACGCCACACCGAGCTATATCGCGCCGCTGCAGAAATTTCGCTGGGCCGATTACGCGGTCAATCCGGGCATGACCCTTCACTATCGCGTGCACCTGGCCTACGGCACTGCCGATGCCGTGCAGTTGGGCGAATCGCTGGAGCTGACGATCACTTCCGATGACGGTCACCCGAGCAACCAGAGCGTGATATTCAATCGCGCCGTTGCCGCCAGTCAGGCATTCCAGCGCAGGTTTCCCGATCTCGACGCACAGATCAGCGCCAACAAAAACATGCCCATCGAAGCCTGGCCCGATGCGGCCCGCCAGTGGCTGGAAAACGGCTTGCTCGGGCGCTTGCTGGGTTTTATCGAGCGCGCCGTCGATGGCCAATGGGCGCTGGACATTGCCATCTACGAATACCAGTTACAGGCGATCATCGATGCGGTGAACGCGGCGTTCGTGCGGGGTGTGCAGGTGCGGGTGCTGTATCACGCCCGGCCGGATGACGAAGACACTACGATCAACGAAGCAAGCCTGGCGGCGCTGCCTCCTGCGAGCAAACGCGGGCGAATGACCCACAACATCTTTCACAACAAATTCATCGTTCTCAGCCGCGCCGACGCCAGTGGGGAGCAGCAGCCTGAAGCGGTTCTGTGTGGCAGCACCAATTTCACCGCCAACGGAGTTTATCGGCAGGCCAACGTGGTGCATGTGCTGGACGACGAATCGGTTGCTGCCAGTTATCTGCAAACGTTCGAGCAGATCTGGGTACAGCCGGATGATGTCGGTGTCACCCGCGACTGGATCACCGAACACAACCCGATGAACCCGCAGCAGCCGCTGTTTGTCGGGTTTTCACCGCGTACTGGCGGGGCTGACCTGCAGGCGTTCGAGAGCATCATCAGCGCGGCAAAGAAGGACGTGCTGTTCGTCACGGCGTTTTCGCTGCCGGATGCGATTCTCAACGCGCTACTCGGCCAGCCCCACGACGACATTTTGCGTTATGGCCTGCAAAACACTGCCAGCCGCATCACCGGTTTCCATGCCGACCGCAGCGCCGAATTCGCCGCCACCGCGTTGCTCAACACTGGGCTGGAAGGCTGGTTGCGCGAGAACATGAAAGGTCAGAAAGGCAATCTGCTGGTGCACACCAAAGCGGTGGTTACCGACTTCACCACGGACACGCCGACGATCATCAGCGGCAGCCACAACCTCAGCGCTTCGGCCAGTAACGGCAATGATGAAAACTACCTGATCATTCGCGGCGATACCGATCTGGCCGACCGCTATGGTCTGGAATTGCTGCGGTTCTACGAGCATTACCGCTTCCGTTATTTCGCGAAGAAACTGGCGTTGAAACAGGTGAGTCCATTGGCGGCAGGCGACAGTTGGACCAACGATTACTACATCGAAGGGGATTTGCGCCAGCTGTCGCGTTTGCGTTTTGCCGGACGTTGA